A window of Nocardia arthritidis genomic DNA:
TGTGGGCGAACGAGACGTATTCGACCGCGGGACAGGGCACTTCGGTGCAGGCCTGGAATACGGAGCTGCTGCGCCACGCCGGGTCCGAGGTCATGGCGGCCGAACTCCCGTTCTGGATTCGCGCCGCCGAATGCCCGGACCCGCCGCTCGGCGCCCGCGCCTTCGATCCGGCCGTCGACACCGTCGCGACCGTCGCCGAGATCACCGCAGAGCTCGGCGCCGTCGAGACCGGGTACCTGATGACCACCGCGGCCCAGCTGTTCGGCTGCGACTTCCTCGACATCCAGGTGGCCGCGCTGGCCGTTGCCGTTCGTCGGTATCGCGCGGCGCACGGCACCGACACCGAGGCCGTCGCGCTCACCATGGAACGGCACGGCCGTGTCGAAAACCTCTTCGCCGGTGTGGATCTCGCCAACACGGTCGGCTGGTTCACCACCGCGTACCCGGTAGCGCTCACGGTCGGGGCCGAGCCGGATATGGTCGGCGCGGTCAAGGCGGTGAAGGAGCAGTTGCTCGCCGTGCCGGACTCCGGCATCGGCTGGGGTCTGCTGCGCAGGCTGCACCCGGAGGCCCGGAATACCTTGGCGCGGTACGGTGCACCGCAGCTGAGCTTCAATTACATGGGCCGGTTCGCCGCGCCCACCGCCGCCGGTCCGGTCGAGGATTGGTCCGCCGCACCGGAATTCGGGTACCTCGGCGGCAACGCGAACGACACCATGTCCGCGCCCGCGCTGTTGGATATCAACACCGTGACGCTCACCGACGGTGACGAGCCCGTGCTGCGCGCGTCGTTCCGCTACCCGTCCGGCGCGATCGGCGAAGGCGCGGTACGCGAACTCGCCGAGCTGTGGGTGTCCGGACTGCGCGAGCTGGCGGATGCGTTGCGGGCCGATCCGATTCGGCGGCTCACGCCGAGCGATGTGCTCGCCACCGGCGTCACCCAGTCCGATCTGGATCGGTGGCTGGCGAAATACGGTTCCTTCCAAGACGTGTACCCGCTCGCGCCGATGCAGGCCGGCCTGTACTACACCGCGCTGAGCACCGCGGGCCGCGACCTGTACACGGTGCAGACGATGATCACCGTCCGCGGCGAACTCGATATGCCGAGGCTGCGCCGTTCGCTGGACACCGTGCTGAACCGGTACCCGAATCTGCGTGTGGTGGTTTCGGTTTCGCATAGCGGGCAGCCGTACGGCATCGTCACCGACCACGTTCCGATCCCGGTCGCCGAGCTCGACTACACCGCGGCCGCGGATCCGAAAGCGAAGGTGCGAGCCTATTTCGACACCGATCTGGCCGAACCGTTCGACCTTTCCGTCGGCCCGCTGATCCGCGCCGTGGTGATCCACCTGCCCGGCGGTGAACACCTGCTGATGCTCACCCTGCACCACATCCTGACCGACGGCTGGTCGGGTCAGCTGTTGCCGCGGGAGATCTTTGCCGACTACTTCAGCGACGGCGCCGCCGAACCACTCGGCAAGCCGGACACTTTCGCCCGCTTCCTCACCCACCTCGAACGCGGGGCCGCGGCGACCGAGGCGGCGTGGCAGGGTTATCTGAGCCGAGCCGAGCCGTGCGTCGTCGCGCCGAATCGGGTGCCAGGCGCGGGCGGCGTACCAGCGGCACGGGACTTCACCGTCGACCCCGCGGTGGTCGAGCGGCTGACCGGGCTGGCCGCCGAACTCGGCACCACCTTCAGCATGATCTGCCAGCTGGCGTGGGCGAGCGTGCTGCGGTGCGTCACCGGGAACGATTCGGTGGTGTTCGGCGAGGTGGTTTCCGGCAGGCCCGCCGACCTGGACGATGTCGACACCGCCATCGGCTGCTTCGTGAACACCATCCCGGTGGTCGTCGAGCTGGATCCGGCCGCCAGCTGGCGGGCGAAACTGGCCGAGGCGCAACGCATCCGGTTGGATCTGCTGGAACACCACCAGTTCCGGCTCACCTCGGCGCTGCGGGCCGCGGGCGCGCGCAAGTTGTTCGACAGCATGTTCGTGCTTCAGTCGTACCCGCCGGGGCGCGACGAACTCGCGCGGCTGCTCACCGACGGCGGCCTGGACCTGGTCTCCTTCGAGGGCGGCGGTGCCACCGACAATGCCCTGCTGCTCATGGTTTTCCCGGCCAATTCGCTGCTGCCGGGCGCCGGGACGCGGGTGATGATCTTCTACGCCGAGGACGCGTTCGACGCGGGCGAGGCCGAGATCGTCGAAACCGCCTTCCGAAATGCACTGCACCGCATCGCCGCCGACCCCGATGCGGCGATCGGCGCGGCGCCGGTGCTGACCGACGACGACATGGCGGCGCTGCTGATGCGGCGAATGTGGCAGTGACGCAAGGCGATCTAGGAGAAATCGTGCAAACACCAGGTTGGCTCAGGAAGTTCCACCGTCCACGTGCCGAGGATCCGGCGCCGCTGCTCATCTTCCCGCACGCCGGCGGTGGCGCGTCGATCTACCGTCCGTTCTCCAAGGTGCTGAGCGAGCGGTTCGACGTCACCCTGTTCCAGTATCCGGGCCGTCAGGATCGGGCGCACGAACCCGCGCTGGGTACGCTGCCCGAGATCGCGGCGGGCGCCTTCGCCGAATTCCGCTCATCGTCCCTCGATAGTGGTGCGCCCCTTACGCTTTTCGGGCACAGCATGGGTGCGCTCGTCGCCTTCGAATTCGCCAGGCTGGCCGAGGCCGCCGGGCTCCCGATCCGGCTGCTCGCGGTATCCGGGGCGGTCGCGCCCTGGCTGGTGGCAGACCTGCCGCCGCATCCCACCGAGGACGAGCAGCTGCTCGATCACCTCGTCGGGCTCAACGGAACCGGTGCCGATGTGCTGACGAACCGGGAGCTGATGCGGATGACCCTGCCGGTGCTGAAGGCCGACTACCGCGCCTTCGATGCCTACGCCTGCGGGCAGGATGTGCTGCTGCGCACCGATATCCACGCCATGGGCGGTAGCGACGACGAGCACGTCACGATGGGCGACCTGTACGAGTGGCAGCGGCATACGGATCGTGAGTTGGCCGTGACGCTGTTCGACGGCGGCCACTTCTACCTGCACGACCATGTCGCGGACATCGCCGAACTGCTCTCGGCCGAACCGGTTTCGGTGCGCCGATGAGTGCGTACGACATTGCCGACCCGATAGTCATCGCGGGCATGGCGGTCGAGGCGCCCGGCGGTGTGCACACCCTGGCCGACTACTGGGCGGCGATCGCCGAATCCCGCGATCTGATCGGGCCGTTCCCGCGCGATCGCGGCTGGCCGATCGATGAGATCCTTTCGCTCGGTGCGCGGGAGGGCTGGCGGCATGTGTCGAACGCCGGTGGGTTCCTCACCGAGGCAACGGAATTCGATCCCGCCCTATTCGGTATCACGCCACGCGAGGCCGTCGCGATGGATCCGCAGCAGCGGGTGGCGCTGCGCGTGGCGTGGCGTGCGCTGGAGAACACGGGCATCAATCCCCGTGAGCTGGCCGGAGCGGAGGTCGGCTGCTACTTCGGCGCGTCGTATACCGAATACGGTCCGCACGCCGCCGCGGTGAACGAGTACACCGGCTACCGGGTGACCGGTACCGCGCTCGGCGCGGTGGCCGGGCGGATCTCGCACTGTTTCGGCCTGATCGGGCCGTCGATGACGGTGGATACCGCGTGCGCGTCATCGATCTCGGCGGTGCACCTGGCCGCCGCGGCGATCCGGGCGGGCGAGTGTGATTGGGCATTGGCCGGTGGCGTGTGCGTGATGGGTTCGCCCGCGGCGTTTTTCGAATTCTCGAAGAACAACGCGCTGTCCATCGACGGTCAGTGCAAGCCGTATTCGGCCGACGCGACCGGAACACTCTGGGGCGAGGGTGCCGGAGTCGTTGTGCTGGAACGGGAATCACGCGCCGAACGGCTCGGCCATCGGGTATACGGCCGGGTACTCGCGACGCGGGTGAATCACAACGGCAAGGGTGCGCCGATCGCGGTGCCGAGCAAAGCCGCACAGGTGCGCCTCATCCGGGCGACCGTCGCGGCGGCGGGTATCGAACCCGAGCTGGTCGGTCTGATCGAGGGGCACGGCACCGGCACCACGGTCGGCGATCCGCTGGAATTGGCTGCCCTGCAAGAGGTTTACTCCGCAGGGCGGCTCGGCTCGGTCAAATCGAATCTCGGGCACGCGCAGGCCGCATCAGGTCTGCTCGGCCTGATCAAGGTACTGCTGAGCGGTCTGCACGGCCGGATACCGCCGACCAGATTCGCCGACAACCCGACCAGCGCGGTCGACTGGGCGACCTCCGGCCTGCGCCTGGCCGCGAGGCCGGATGACTGGGCGCCGATCGACGGCGTCCGGTACGCGGCCGTGTCCTCCTTCGGCGTCTCGGGCACCAACGCACACGCGGTGCTCGCCATGCCGGTACTGGAAGAGGAACTCCATGTCTAGTTATCTGCTGCCCGATGGGCGCGTGCCGGTCCTGGTGTGCTCGGATACCGACGATGCGCTGCGCCGCGAGGCCGCCGCGCTGCTGGCCTATCTCGAATCCCGGCCCGGCCTCACACCGGATGCGGTGGCGGACATGATCTTCCGCACCCGCACGGCGTGCCGTCACCGCGCGCTGGTGCTGGCATCCGACCGGGCCGAGCTGTGCGCCGCGCTGGCCGCGGTGGTGTCGGGCGCGGCGCATCCCGCGGTGGTGCGCACCGCGAAATCCGCGACGGCCCGCAAGATCGGCTACGTATTCCCCGGCCAGGGCAGTCAGCGGCCCGGCATGGGACGGCCGTATTACGAGCATTCGCCGGTATTCCGGGCGGCGGTCGACGAATGCGAGGCGGAATTCCAACGGCTGTACCGGATTTCGCCGCTCGCCTACCTGCTCGACGACGGCGGTATGGCCGACGACGTCCGCATCGTGCAGCCCGCGCTTTTCATGCAGATGATCGGGCTCGCGGCGATGTGGCGCGCGGCGGGGGTCGCGCCCGCCGTCACGGTCGGCCACAGCCAGGGCGAGATCGCCGCCGCATGCGTCTCGGGGCTGATCTCGCTGGCCGACGGCATCCGAGTCGTCACGTTGCGCGCCAACCTGGTCGACGAGCTGGCCAACGAGCGCGGCTTCTCCGGTGTCTATTCGATGGCCGTCGTCGGCGTCGATCGCGAGGAGTGCGAGCGGCTGCTGGCCCGCAATTCGGGCTGGGCCGAACTTTCGGTGGTGAACTCCGCGCATATCCTCGCCATCTCCGGCGAGCGGGAAATGGTCGCCGACGTGGTCGCCACGTTGAACGCGGACGGCAAGTTCGCCAAGGAAATTCGCGTCTCCTACCCGGCGCACACCTCCTACGTCAGCAAATATCGCACCGAATTCTGCGAAAGCCTGACCGACAAGCTGGATAGCCCGGTCTTCGCCGCCACCGAAATCGACTGCCTCGGCGGCACCCTCGGCGATGCCATCACCCCGGATCTACCGGTGGGCGACTACTGGTACTGGAATCTCCGGAACAAGGTCCGCTTCGATCAGGCCATCGCAGCGGCCGCGGCGCGCGGCGTCGACACCTTCGTCGAAATCGCCGATCACCCAACACTTTTGCTGGCGGTGCAGGAGAACCTGGCCACGCTGGCCCCACCCCGCGACTACCACGCCATCGCGACCGCGCGCCGCACCGCGGAAACCCTCGGCGAATTCACCCGCAACCTGGCGACCGTCGCGGTCAACGACCTGAACTATCCGTGGCAGACGCTGCGGCACAAGACCGCCGACGACCGGCCCCGGTTGCCGCTGCTCGACTTCCCGAACACCCAGATGAATTCGAAGACGCTATGGGCGCCGTTCGAATATCGGCAGCAGCATGACGAGGTTGCCGCTGCCACAACGGAATTCGCGAAACCCGAGCGGTTGGTCGAACAGTGGATCCGGCTGGATCGGCGCAGCCTGGTCCGCCCACGGACCATCGCCATCGTCGATCCGAGCGGCGCGAATACCGAACTCGCCGAAGCGATTCGCGCCGTCGCCCCGCGTCACGGCGCGAAGCTCGACGGCACGCCGGATACGGCCGTGATACTGCTGCCCCGCCGCTGCGACGCTGATATCGAGGCCGCGGTGGCCGAGCTCGCCGAATTCCTCGGCGACCGTTCGTGGCTGCCGGAACTCGACGGAATCGGCGACGTGTGGCTGGTGACCGGCGGTAGCGAGCAGGTGGACCCCGACGATGTCGTCGATACGTGGCAGGCGGCGGCGCAAGCCGGATTCCGCGCGCTGGCCGTCGAGCGACCGGGCACGGCGTTCCGGCACCTGGATCTGCCCGCAGGCGGGCCGATCGTCGACTCGGCCAAGGCGCTCGTCGGCGCGATTCACATTGCCGCGGAACCGGAGATCGCCTGCCGCGCGGGCGGCGTATACGTCAAGCGCCTGATCGCCACCGACGAGGCCGCCGGGCGGCCGCTGCGCGCCGCCGACCTGGGCGAGGTGCTGGTGATCGGCGGCACCGGCAAGCTCGGCGTCGAGTTCTGTGAATACTTCGCCCGTCGCGGCGCCGGGCGGATCACGCTGGTGAGCCGGTCCGGGGGCGATGCGGACGCGGTCCGGCGGATCGAGCGGATTCGCGGCGCCGCGACCGAGATCGCGATTCGGACCTGCGATATCACCGATGAGGAGCAGGTACGCGCGCTCGGCGCGGAATTCCGGGCGCGTCCGGCCGATCTGATCGTGCACGCCGCGGTCGACTATGTCGCGGCGGCCGAGGACGGCGCCGCCGCGGTGCGGGCCGCCGCCGCGCCGAAGATCCTCGGCATCGACCGAGTGATCCGGCACGTGCCGCTGTCGAATGATGGACGTGTGGTGCTCTGCTCGTCGTTGACCGCGACGGTCGGCGGGCGCGGCAATCTGATCTACGGTGCGCTGAACCGGATGCTCGACGCGATGGCGAGCGGGTGGCGCGCGCGGGGGATCGCCTGTACCTCGGTGCAGTGGGGTCTGTGGCCCGCGGTCGGCCACGGACGCGAGGAGGCGCTCGCCCGCACCGACGGCACCGGGCTGTCGGCGATGGATCCCGCGGCCGCGATCGAACTCGGCCTGACCACGCACGCCGCGAATCGCCTTGTCGCGGCGGCCGATTGGCCGACTGTTCGCGCGGTGACCGAATTCATCGGACTGGCACCGCTTTTCGAACGTCTGGCGGATAAGGCGCCGCGCCCGGACCCGTCGCCGGTACCGGCTGCCGCCGCAGCGACGCCGACGCGAAATATCGCCGAAAACACGGCCGACCGAGTGCGTTTCGCGCTGTGTGAGGTGATGGGTATGGACGCCGATGCGACGATCGACGGGTCGACACCGCTGGTCGCGCTGGGGCTGGATTCCCTCCAGGCCCTGGATCTGCGCAAGCGAATCGAGGCCGACCTGCGGCGCGAACTGCCGGTGACCGCGATCCTCGGCGGCGCGTCGCTGGACGAGGTGGTCGGGCTGCTCGCCCATTGATACCCGGGAGCTCGGCCGCCATCATGCGTGCCGCAGGGCATCGGTCGGCCGACGAAAAGTCAAGTGCGACAAACGAAACGGAGAGCAGGGTGGCGGACACGGAACTGGCGATCGTGGTCGAATCCGTCGAGAAATCGTTCGGCGCGGTGCGCGCGCTACGGGGCATCAGCTTCACCGCGCGGGCCGGCACCGTGCTCGGCGTGCTCGGACCGAACGGCGCGGGGAAGACGACCACCGTATCGGTGCTGTCCACCCTGGTGCGGCCCGACGCGGGCCGGGCCGTAGTGGCCGGTTACGACGTGGTGACCGAGGCCGCGGCGGTGCGCGGTTCGATCATGCTCACCGGGCAGTACGCCGCGCTGGACGAAATGCTCACCGGCCGGGAGAACCTGGTGCTGTTCGGGCGGCTGATGGGGTTGCGCCGCAAGGCGGCTCGCGCCAGGGCCGATGAACTACTGGCACAATTCGAGCTGACGGAGGCCGCCGATCGGCGGGTCGGCCAGTACTCCGGCGGGATGCGGCGGCGGATCGATATCGCGTGCGGCCTGGTCCGTCCGCCGCGGGTGGTGTTCCTCGACGAGCCGACCACCGGACTGGATCCGGTGAGTAGGCAGAGCCTTTGGTCGCTGATCCGTTCGCTCAAGGCGCAGGGCGTCACGGTGCTGCTCACCACGCAGTACCTGGAGGAGGCGGATGTGTTGAGCGACAACATCATCGTGGTCGATCGGGGCGCGGTGATCGCTGAGGGCACCGCCGATCAGCTCAAGGCGCGCACGGGGATGAGCCTGTGCGAGGTGGTGCCGGTCGAGGCGGCGACGGTGCCCGCGTTGGCCGCGCTGCTGTCCAAGATCGGGGAGGTCACCATCGCGGAATCCGGCGACCGGGTGTCGCTGCCCGCACCGGACGGTGCGGCGACGCTCGCGGCGGCACTGCGGCAGATCACCGAGGCGAATATCGAGCTGATCGATATCGCGCTGCGCCGCCCATCGCTGGATGAGGTGTTCATCGAGCTCACCAAGCCGCAGGTGTCGGCGTGACCATTGCGAAAAATACCCCCGCGCTGCATGTCCCACCGACCATGCAATGGACGGCATTGAGCGAGCGCAGCATTCGGGCCGCGGTGCGCGAGGGCGATCTGCTGCTCGCGTCGACCGCGCCGGTCACCTTCTTCGTCTGTGTGCATGTGCCGCTGCGCCGTTCGATGGAGGCGACCGGCCTGAACTACGCCCAATACCTGTTGCCGTTGATCGCGTTGCAGGCGATGTTCTTCGCGTCGATGTTCGCCGCCGATCGCGCGGGCCGGGAAGTGTTGGGCGGTATGGGAACCCGGTTGCGGTCGATGCCCGTGCTGCCCTGGGTGCCGCCCGCCGCGCGGATGTCGGCGAACGCGGTCCGCGCGGCCGCCGCACTGGCTGGTGCACTGATCATCGGCCTTGCCTTCGGGTTTCGCTTCCACGGCTTCGGCACCGGTGCGGCCTTCATCGCATTGGTGCTCGGGTTCGGGGCCGCGGTGGTGCTGGCATCGGATGCGCTCGGAACCGCGACGGGCAATCCCGAACTGGGCGGCACCGTGCTGTTCGTCCCGCAGCTGCTGCTGATGTTGACCTCGACGGGTTTCGTTCCGGCGGAAGGGTTCCCGGGCTGGATCCAGCCCTTCGCACGCAACCAGCCGGTATCCGTCGTTACCGCCGCGCTGCGCGAACTCGCCGACGGCAGAACGGGATCCGAGGTCGTTCTCGCGGTGGTTTGGACGGCGGGTCTGCTGGTCGCGGCGGCGCTGTTCGCACTTCGGGTGGAAAGGCGGCGGCGATGAGCCTTGTGGCGCAGAGTCTGGTCGAGACGGGTCGCCTGCTGCGGCGCTGGCGCAGGCAGCAGGAGGTGTTCACCACCACACTGGTGCTGCCGATCCTGCTGCTCCTGCTCTTCGATCTGGTGTTGAGCAAATCGCTGCGCACCGCGGGCGGCGGCGAACCCATCTACGGCTTCGTCCCGATGATCGCGGTCTCCGGGGCGCTGTACGGCGCGATGGGCACGGGGATCTCGCTGTACGGCGAGCGGCAGAGCGGGCTGCTGCGGCGCTTCTGGGTGCTGCCGGTGCACCGGTCCGCCGGATTGCTCGGACGGCTGCTCGCCGAATGCGTTCGGGCGCTGGCGACGGCCGCGGTGGTGCTGCTTGTCGGCTTCGTTCTCGGGCTGCGCTTCCACCACGGCGTGCCCGGTGCACTCGGTGCGCTGCTGGTTCCGGTGCTCGTCATCGCGGGCTGGACGCCGATGGTGATCGTGGTCGGGGTCTCCCGGATCGGCGATCAGGTGGCGCAGATCTTCGCCGCCGTCGTGTTGATCGGTATGTTCTTCAATTCGGGTTTCGCCCCGGTGTCGAACTATCCCGGCTGGTTGCAGCCGATCGTTCGGGCACAGCCGATGAGCTGCGCCATCGAGGCGATGCGCGGGCTCACGCTGGACGGACCGGTCGCGGGCCCGCTGCTGAGGACGCTCGCCTGGTCGGCGGGGCTGGCGCTGGCCTTCGGCCTGCTCGCGGTGCGCGGCTATCGCAAGGCCGCGACGAGCTGAAACGGGTGCCGGTCGATGAATTACTGTTACGGCCGATGAAATCCGAGCCACCACCGATCAGCGATCCGAGCCGAGCGCTGCCCGGACGCGGATGAACCAGCCGGTGCCGTTCGCTGTCGGGGTACTGGCGACGGTCTTCACCG
This region includes:
- a CDS encoding thioesterase II family protein; the encoded protein is MVQTPGWLRKFHRPRAEDPAPLLIFPHAGGGASIYRPFSKVLSERFDVTLFQYPGRQDRAHEPALGTLPEIAAGAFAEFRSSSLDSGAPLTLFGHSMGALVAFEFARLAEAAGLPIRLLAVSGAVAPWLVADLPPHPTEDEQLLDHLVGLNGTGADVLTNRELMRMTLPVLKADYRAFDAYACGQDVLLRTDIHAMGGSDDEHVTMGDLYEWQRHTDRELAVTLFDGGHFYLHDHVADIAELLSAEPVSVRR
- a CDS encoding polyketide synthase, with the protein product MSAYDIADPIVIAGMAVEAPGGVHTLADYWAAIAESRDLIGPFPRDRGWPIDEILSLGAREGWRHVSNAGGFLTEATEFDPALFGITPREAVAMDPQQRVALRVAWRALENTGINPRELAGAEVGCYFGASYTEYGPHAAAVNEYTGYRVTGTALGAVAGRISHCFGLIGPSMTVDTACASSISAVHLAAAAIRAGECDWALAGGVCVMGSPAAFFEFSKNNALSIDGQCKPYSADATGTLWGEGAGVVVLERESRAERLGHRVYGRVLATRVNHNGKGAPIAVPSKAAQVRLIRATVAAAGIEPELVGLIEGHGTGTTVGDPLELAALQEVYSAGRLGSVKSNLGHAQAASGLLGLIKVLLSGLHGRIPPTRFADNPTSAVDWATSGLRLAARPDDWAPIDGVRYAAVSSFGVSGTNAHAVLAMPVLEEELHV
- the nbtC gene encoding nocobactin polyketide synthase NbtC; this translates as MSSYLLPDGRVPVLVCSDTDDALRREAAALLAYLESRPGLTPDAVADMIFRTRTACRHRALVLASDRAELCAALAAVVSGAAHPAVVRTAKSATARKIGYVFPGQGSQRPGMGRPYYEHSPVFRAAVDECEAEFQRLYRISPLAYLLDDGGMADDVRIVQPALFMQMIGLAAMWRAAGVAPAVTVGHSQGEIAAACVSGLISLADGIRVVTLRANLVDELANERGFSGVYSMAVVGVDREECERLLARNSGWAELSVVNSAHILAISGEREMVADVVATLNADGKFAKEIRVSYPAHTSYVSKYRTEFCESLTDKLDSPVFAATEIDCLGGTLGDAITPDLPVGDYWYWNLRNKVRFDQAIAAAAARGVDTFVEIADHPTLLLAVQENLATLAPPRDYHAIATARRTAETLGEFTRNLATVAVNDLNYPWQTLRHKTADDRPRLPLLDFPNTQMNSKTLWAPFEYRQQHDEVAAATTEFAKPERLVEQWIRLDRRSLVRPRTIAIVDPSGANTELAEAIRAVAPRHGAKLDGTPDTAVILLPRRCDADIEAAVAELAEFLGDRSWLPELDGIGDVWLVTGGSEQVDPDDVVDTWQAAAQAGFRALAVERPGTAFRHLDLPAGGPIVDSAKALVGAIHIAAEPEIACRAGGVYVKRLIATDEAAGRPLRAADLGEVLVIGGTGKLGVEFCEYFARRGAGRITLVSRSGGDADAVRRIERIRGAATEIAIRTCDITDEEQVRALGAEFRARPADLIVHAAVDYVAAAEDGAAAVRAAAAPKILGIDRVIRHVPLSNDGRVVLCSSLTATVGGRGNLIYGALNRMLDAMASGWRARGIACTSVQWGLWPAVGHGREEALARTDGTGLSAMDPAAAIELGLTTHAANRLVAAADWPTVRAVTEFIGLAPLFERLADKAPRPDPSPVPAAAAATPTRNIAENTADRVRFALCEVMGMDADATIDGSTPLVALGLDSLQALDLRKRIEADLRRELPVTAILGGASLDEVVGLLAH
- a CDS encoding ATP-binding cassette domain-containing protein, encoding MADTELAIVVESVEKSFGAVRALRGISFTARAGTVLGVLGPNGAGKTTTVSVLSTLVRPDAGRAVVAGYDVVTEAAAVRGSIMLTGQYAALDEMLTGRENLVLFGRLMGLRRKAARARADELLAQFELTEAADRRVGQYSGGMRRRIDIACGLVRPPRVVFLDEPTTGLDPVSRQSLWSLIRSLKAQGVTVLLTTQYLEEADVLSDNIIVVDRGAVIAEGTADQLKARTGMSLCEVVPVEAATVPALAALLSKIGEVTIAESGDRVSLPAPDGAATLAAALRQITEANIELIDIALRRPSLDEVFIELTKPQVSA
- a CDS encoding ABC transporter permease — protein: MTIAKNTPALHVPPTMQWTALSERSIRAAVREGDLLLASTAPVTFFVCVHVPLRRSMEATGLNYAQYLLPLIALQAMFFASMFAADRAGREVLGGMGTRLRSMPVLPWVPPAARMSANAVRAAAALAGALIIGLAFGFRFHGFGTGAAFIALVLGFGAAVVLASDALGTATGNPELGGTVLFVPQLLLMLTSTGFVPAEGFPGWIQPFARNQPVSVVTAALRELADGRTGSEVVLAVVWTAGLLVAAALFALRVERRRR
- a CDS encoding ABC transporter permease codes for the protein MSLVAQSLVETGRLLRRWRRQQEVFTTTLVLPILLLLLFDLVLSKSLRTAGGGEPIYGFVPMIAVSGALYGAMGTGISLYGERQSGLLRRFWVLPVHRSAGLLGRLLAECVRALATAAVVLLVGFVLGLRFHHGVPGALGALLVPVLVIAGWTPMVIVVGVSRIGDQVAQIFAAVVLIGMFFNSGFAPVSNYPGWLQPIVRAQPMSCAIEAMRGLTLDGPVAGPLLRTLAWSAGLALAFGLLAVRGYRKAATS